One stretch of Heterodontus francisci isolate sHetFra1 chromosome 22, sHetFra1.hap1, whole genome shotgun sequence DNA includes these proteins:
- the LOC137381578 gene encoding hyaluronan synthase 1-like — translation MVNKDTLVSIAHRICTMVFALLLFLGVSWAYVAGFQLLLDGYKLISLGVYGSLIIIHLFLQTIFALVECSSTEDKILQCNSTKSVAIIISAYQEDPSYLAQCLNSVKNIEYPSHKLKIIMVIDGNSKEDQYMMDMFKEVFCKEDNGTYVWEGNYHSRSFHRVIQNKEEDDNKRPYRDPVNLFYGEACIGNPERLEVESLIRTKRCVCIMQKWGGKREVMYTAFKAIGDSVDYIQVCDSDTKLDSRATVELVKVLDSKENYGAVGGEVRILNVTDSFVSFINSLRYWITFNIERACQSYFDCVSCISGPLGMYRNNLLQQVLEPWYNQRFLGIQCAFGDDRHLTNRVLSLGYSTKYTAKAWCYTETPAQYLRWLNQQIRWTKSFFMEWFYSSLWWHKQSLWMAYESVVMGILPFFIIVAIIKLFYHGSLWDILWVLLCFHGLALVKAINAACLKGSLLMILVSLYPVFYLSGLLPIKCFSLFTITNTSWGTSGRKERVKNYLPLLPLFVWGIILLVGLIETIFIETERSWIHAQQPSYKDYVLYGSLALFSYWATMVAIYHLWSWNWCRRNSAMYRVEV, via the exons atggttaacaaagacacactggtTTCAATAGCTCATAGAATTTGTACCATGGTCTTTGCGCTGCTGTTATTTCTTGGTGTATCTTGGGCATATGTAGCAGGATTCCAGCTCCTCTTAGATGGTTATAAACTCATTTCGCTTGGGGTATATGGCTCTCTGATCATTATCCATCTCTTCCTTCAAACAATCTTTGCCCTGGTCGAGTGTAGCAGTACAGAAGATAAAATCTTGCAATGCAACAGCACCAAGTCGGTAGCCATAATAATATCTGCTTACCAGGAAGACCCTTCATATCTGGCACAGTGCCTTAACTCTGTGAAGAACATTGAGTATCCAAGTCACAAGCTGAAAATTATCATGGTCATTGATGGGAACTCAAAAGAAGACCAGTACATGATGGACATGTTCAAGGAGGTTTTCTGCAAGGAAGATAATGGGACGTATGTGTGGGAGGGCAACTATCACTCCAGAAGTTTTCATAGAGTTATTCAGAATAAAGAGGAGGATGACAACAAACGACCGTACAGAGACCCTGTCAATCTGTTTTATGGGGAGGCATGTATTGGAAATCCTGAGAGGTTAGAGGTGGAGTCACTAATCAGGACCAAACGTTGTGTTTGCATCATGCAGAAATGGGGAGGAAAGAGAGAAGTAATGTACACAGCCTTCAAAGCTATCGGGGACTCAGTGGATTACATTCAG GTCTGTGATTCTGATACAAAGCTAGACTCACGAGCAACTGTGGAACTGGTTAAAGTTTTAGATTCAAAGGAAAACTATGGAGCAGTCGGAGGGGAAGTGCGGATACTCAATGTCACTGACTCATTCGTTAGCTTCATTAATAGCCTGCGTTACTGGATCACATTCAATATAGAACGAGCCTGCCAGTCTTACTTTGACTGTGTGTCATGTATCAGTGGACCTCTAG GGATGTACAGGAATAACTTGCTCCAGCAGGTACTAGAACCCTGGTATAATCAGAGATTCCTGGGAATCCAGTGCGCATTTGGGGATGATCGTCACCTGACAAACAGGGTGCTTAGTCTGGGTTACTCCACCAA GTATACAGCCAAGGCCTGGTGCTACACAGAAACTCCAGCTCAATATCTGCGCTGGCTCAATCAACAAATACGATGGACCAAGTCATTCTTCATGGAGTGGTTCTACAGTTCTCTCTGGTGGCATAAGCAAAGTCTGTGGATGGCGTACGAGTCTGTAGTTATGGGGATTTTGCCATTCTTCATTATTGTGGCCATCATCAAGTTATTCTACCACGGGTCTCTCTGGGACATTCTCTGGGTGCTCCTCTGCTTCCATGGCCTTGCACTGGTCAAAGCAATCAATGCTGCATGCCTGAAGGGAAGTCTGCTGATGATCTTAGTATCTCTGTATCCTGTCTTTTACCTGAGTGGGCTGCTGCCAATCAAATGCTTTTCTCTTTTTACCATTACCAATACCAGCTGGGGAACATCTGGACGCAAAGAGAGAGTCAAGAACTACCTCCCGTTGCTTCCGCTCTTTGTGTGGGGGATCATCCTCCTTGTGGGTTTGATTGAGACTATATTCATAGAGACTGAAAGATCTTGGATCCACGCTCAACAGCCGTCATATAAAGACTACGTGCTCTATGGTTCGCTGGCCTTGTTTTCATACTGGGCAACTATGGTTGCAATTTACCATCTATGGTCATGGAACTGGTGTAGAAGGAACTCTGCAATGTACCGTGTTGAAGTGTAG